In Pseudomonadota bacterium, a genomic segment contains:
- a CDS encoding excisionase family DNA-binding protein, with amino-acid sequence MSTEPWVSVGDVAKHLSIAKNSIDRRIEHRSLPAHEVGRFWEFKLSEVDEWVRAGGVGAEGPKPAGEEGHG; translated from the coding sequence ATGTCCACTGAACCTTGGGTCTCCGTCGGAGATGTCGCTAAGCACCTGAGCATCGCGAAGAACTCCATCGATCGACGGATCGAGCACAGAAGCCTCCCCGCCCACGAGGTCGGTCGCTTCTGGGAGTTCAAGCTGTCCGAGGTCGATGAGTGGGTGCGCGCGGGGGGCGTCGGCGCGGAGGGGCCAAAACCGGCCGGCGAGGAGGGGCACGGATGA